The Planococcus liqunii genome includes a region encoding these proteins:
- a CDS encoding M28 family peptidase, producing the protein MVIKLEEPHLKLVEAVSADRLMAFTERLSAEVRLSGSEEELRAFQYAKEKMDEFGVETELSFHKGLISLPVEAELTVKGENLVCITHSMSVSTGEEGINGELLYVKELQGILSSEGKIILTEGIATPGAVEIAEKSGALAAIFINGPWTHEMTVSRVWGNPTPETRKEFPSIPVISVAEHEGNRLKILLEAASEDLEAWLKTVVDTGWRPIPTLVAEIKGEVEPEKFILFSGHIDSWHYGAMDNAGANATMLEVARLIKEQQLPLRRSLRIVFWSGHSHGRYSGSTHYCDSHWEDIHENCLLHVYIDSVGGKGAVILGESNCMAETKVYGGSFVEALTGEKFIGKRFGRGGDQSFWGAGVPALFMGLSEQPLSDDLASRTLVKLFGGVKSGGFGWWWHTTEDTLDKLDKENLRRDCQVYISVIYDACSRKVMPLNHAEGVRELKSALEGYAEIAGNRLDFRKALERAQTLEKLGEEINQIVLETDWPDEDAKSINQQMLEISHQLIPLNYVSGDVYDQDLAMNQPVLPLLKDVILLAETPPGSDAELEWQTILKRRLNKVEYGLLQAIKTAQLLVNY; encoded by the coding sequence ATGGTCATTAAACTGGAGGAACCTCACTTGAAGCTGGTTGAAGCGGTATCGGCAGACCGGCTGATGGCTTTTACAGAACGCTTGTCCGCGGAAGTAAGATTGTCGGGTTCGGAAGAAGAACTCCGCGCCTTTCAATATGCTAAAGAAAAAATGGATGAATTTGGTGTGGAAACAGAATTGAGTTTTCATAAAGGCTTAATCAGCTTGCCGGTAGAAGCCGAATTGACCGTTAAAGGTGAGAATCTCGTATGTATAACACATTCTATGTCCGTGTCGACAGGAGAAGAAGGCATAAACGGAGAACTTCTTTATGTGAAGGAACTGCAAGGCATCCTTTCTTCGGAAGGAAAAATCATTCTGACGGAAGGAATTGCCACGCCGGGCGCTGTGGAAATAGCTGAAAAGAGCGGTGCGCTGGCAGCCATTTTCATCAATGGGCCATGGACTCATGAGATGACCGTCTCCAGGGTCTGGGGCAACCCGACACCTGAGACACGAAAGGAATTTCCGTCAATTCCGGTAATTTCGGTCGCTGAACATGAAGGGAATCGTTTGAAAATTTTACTCGAAGCGGCTTCCGAAGACTTAGAGGCTTGGCTAAAAACAGTAGTTGATACGGGGTGGCGCCCCATTCCTACTTTGGTTGCTGAGATTAAAGGAGAAGTTGAGCCGGAAAAGTTTATCCTGTTTAGCGGACACATTGATTCCTGGCATTACGGAGCCATGGATAACGCTGGTGCCAATGCCACGATGCTTGAAGTGGCCCGGCTGATAAAAGAACAGCAGCTTCCGCTTAGAAGAAGTTTGCGGATTGTGTTCTGGTCAGGGCATTCACATGGCCGCTATTCAGGATCGACGCATTACTGCGACAGCCATTGGGAAGACATTCATGAAAATTGCCTGTTGCACGTTTACATCGATTCGGTCGGCGGAAAAGGTGCTGTAATTCTTGGGGAAAGCAATTGCATGGCAGAAACCAAAGTGTATGGCGGCTCATTTGTTGAAGCGTTGACAGGCGAAAAATTTATCGGTAAACGATTCGGGCGCGGCGGAGACCAGTCATTTTGGGGAGCGGGCGTTCCGGCCTTGTTTATGGGGCTGTCGGAGCAGCCATTAAGCGATGACTTAGCTTCCCGCACATTGGTAAAGCTATTTGGCGGTGTGAAATCAGGAGGGTTTGGCTGGTGGTGGCATACGACGGAAGATACACTCGACAAACTGGATAAAGAAAATTTGCGCCGGGACTGCCAGGTGTATATCTCAGTTATCTACGACGCCTGTTCTCGAAAAGTGATGCCTTTAAACCATGCAGAAGGGGTGCGGGAACTCAAAAGTGCACTGGAAGGCTATGCGGAAATTGCAGGCAACCGCCTGGATTTCCGTAAAGCCTTAGAGAGAGCGCAAACACTTGAAAAGCTGGGAGAAGAAATTAACCAGATTGTGTTAGAAACGGATTGGCCAGATGAGGATGCCAAAAGCATAAATCAGCAAATGCTGGAAATTTCTCATCAGCTCATACCACTCAATTATGTCAGCGGCGATGTTTACGATCAGGATCTGGCAATGAATCAGCCGGTGCTGCCGTTATTAAAAGACGTCATTTTGCTGGCAGAAACGCCACCTGGAAGTGACGCGGAACTTGAGTGGCAGACCATCCTTAAAAGAAGGCTGAACAAAGTGGAATACGGACTTCTGCAAGCTATAAAAACTGCACAATTGTTGGTGAATTATTAA
- a CDS encoding polysaccharide deacetylase family protein, producing the protein MDSSRVVYGSSNPDILTSVPGEKSVILTFDDGPSRVLPQILDVLKQENVPAAFFWQTRLLHPERPWKRVLEEGHQIGSHTVKHSNLVNLPFEKQYKDIKNSIEKIEQVTGAKVTYFRPPFGQFNADTLRAAEALDVKPVMWRVASMDWELQNNPQQVVCTVRDNLEDGAIILLHELQHTADLLPDLIRAIREQGYGFKGLPNK; encoded by the coding sequence GTGGACAGTTCCAGAGTCGTGTACGGCTCTTCCAACCCCGATATTTTAACCAGCGTTCCAGGCGAAAAATCTGTAATCCTGACATTTGATGACGGTCCAAGCCGCGTACTGCCACAGATTCTGGATGTGCTGAAACAGGAAAACGTCCCTGCCGCTTTCTTTTGGCAAACGCGCCTATTGCATCCCGAACGGCCGTGGAAACGCGTATTGGAAGAAGGGCACCAAATCGGTTCACATACCGTTAAACATTCCAATTTGGTGAATCTGCCTTTCGAAAAACAATACAAAGATATTAAAAACAGCATCGAAAAAATCGAACAAGTGACGGGTGCGAAAGTCACGTATTTCCGCCCGCCGTTCGGCCAGTTTAACGCCGATACCTTGCGGGCAGCGGAAGCGCTAGACGTCAAGCCGGTCATGTGGCGAGTGGCTTCGATGGACTGGGAGCTGCAGAACAATCCGCAGCAAGTGGTCTGCACCGTCCGGGACAATCTCGAAGACGGCGCGATCATCCTGCTCCATGAACTCCAGCACACTGCCGATCTCCTGCCGGACCTGATCCGGGCAATCCGGGAACAGGGATACGGGTTCAAAGGCCTGCCAAATAAATAA
- a CDS encoding aspartate/glutamate racemase family protein, which produces MKKLGMIGGTGPEATVDYYQSIIAKYQEKTGDPESLPEFLINSINMYKIFDLLENEKTEELADYLALSVLALEKGGADFAVLSANTAHIVFDDVQQKVDIPLISIVEESVRAAEKMKLKKLGLLGTKFTMENDFFQKVFTARQKELVVPTQEEQNFMHQKIVDELEKGIVNEETKEAFLKIVARMIEQDGIEGVILGCTELPMLIKPGDSVIPQLNTTEIHVEAIVAAMLEK; this is translated from the coding sequence ATGAAAAAGCTTGGCATGATCGGCGGCACTGGGCCGGAAGCTACCGTGGATTACTATCAATCCATCATTGCGAAATATCAGGAAAAGACAGGAGATCCGGAAAGTTTGCCCGAATTCCTGATCAATAGCATCAATATGTATAAGATTTTCGATTTACTGGAAAATGAAAAAACGGAAGAACTGGCTGATTATTTGGCACTGTCCGTGCTTGCTCTTGAAAAAGGGGGAGCGGATTTCGCGGTGTTGAGCGCGAATACAGCACATATCGTATTTGATGACGTTCAGCAAAAAGTCGATATCCCGTTGATTAGTATTGTAGAAGAAAGCGTTCGTGCGGCAGAGAAAATGAAGCTTAAAAAGCTAGGTCTCTTAGGCACTAAATTTACGATGGAAAATGATTTTTTCCAGAAGGTGTTTACCGCGAGGCAAAAAGAACTTGTGGTCCCGACTCAGGAAGAGCAGAATTTTATGCATCAAAAAATCGTTGATGAACTGGAAAAAGGCATTGTCAACGAGGAGACAAAAGAAGCTTTTCTGAAAATCGTCGCTAGGATGATCGAACAGGACGGCATTGAAGGAGTCATTCTCGGCTGTACAGAACTTCCGATGCTGATCAAACCGGGTGATTCTGTGATTCCGCAGCTGAACACAACGGAAATTCATGTTGAAGCGATTGTAGCAGCCATGCTGGAAAAGTAA
- the phnC gene encoding phosphonate ABC transporter ATP-binding protein, whose protein sequence is MIEINNLSVLYEGNTVESLSDVNLSLQKGDFICVLGKSGAGKSTFIRCINGLQKPTSGEIHLNGKTITNASENQLRKIRREMGMIFQHFNLIPRLSVLQNVLTGTFGYRPSFKNLVGWFSAEELAFAKSVIAEVGLSEMMDRRVEQLSGGQKQRVGIARAMVQKPCVLLGDEPVASLDPGTSNRIFTLLKEMHERLGLLTIINVHDIDLAKRYATRIIALKDGKVIYDGLPKDFTEAEYQETYESQSQEYYFGSEI, encoded by the coding sequence ATGATTGAAATCAATAACCTCTCTGTCCTTTACGAAGGCAACACGGTGGAATCTCTTTCGGATGTGAATCTGTCGCTTCAAAAAGGCGATTTTATCTGCGTGCTCGGCAAAAGCGGCGCCGGAAAATCCACCTTTATCCGCTGCATCAACGGTCTGCAGAAACCGACATCCGGAGAAATCCATTTGAACGGCAAGACGATCACGAATGCCAGTGAAAACCAATTGCGGAAAATTAGACGGGAAATGGGTATGATTTTTCAGCATTTCAATTTGATTCCCCGGCTTAGTGTGCTGCAGAACGTATTGACCGGCACATTCGGCTACCGTCCGTCATTCAAAAACCTGGTCGGCTGGTTTTCCGCGGAAGAACTGGCTTTCGCCAAAAGCGTCATCGCGGAAGTCGGCCTTTCTGAAATGATGGACCGCCGGGTGGAACAGCTGAGCGGCGGGCAAAAACAGCGTGTCGGCATCGCCCGGGCCATGGTCCAAAAACCGTGTGTGCTGCTTGGCGATGAACCGGTCGCCAGTCTCGATCCCGGCACTTCCAACCGGATTTTCACTTTGCTGAAAGAAATGCACGAGCGGCTCGGTTTGCTGACCATCATCAATGTGCACGATATTGATCTGGCAAAGCGCTATGCCACCCGCATCATCGCGTTGAAAGACGGCAAAGTCATTTACGACGGACTGCCGAAAGACTTTACAGAAGCGGAATACCAGGAAACGTACGAATCGCAGTCCCAGGAATATTACTTCGGTTCGGAAATCTGA
- the phnD gene encoding phosphate/phosphite/phosphonate ABC transporter substrate-binding protein, with protein MKKWNLLALLLCLSVILAACGSNSEEEQATSGGEAEKDAFTIGVIPVQTEGQMDTAMKKLQTLLSEKLGREVSIEVYPDYNGVVEAMNYDKIDMAYLGPLTYVIAEANSNAKAIITQLIDGVPYYHSYIITHKDSPLTSIEDLVANAGETDFAFGDINSTSGSLIPSIELQEQGVYTSENDNKFASVRFTGSHDATALAIQNKQVDAGAIDSAIYDQLVESGKIDGDQFKTIWKSEELFQYPWAVLESTDEETIKTLQETFLAIKDPEILDAFGASGFTEATNADYESIKQAAIKQGIIKE; from the coding sequence TTGAAAAAGTGGAACCTATTAGCCCTTCTGCTGTGCCTGAGCGTTATTTTGGCAGCATGCGGAAGCAATTCAGAAGAAGAACAAGCAACATCCGGCGGTGAAGCGGAAAAAGACGCCTTTACAATCGGCGTTATCCCGGTGCAGACGGAAGGCCAGATGGATACAGCGATGAAAAAGCTTCAAACTCTTTTAAGCGAGAAATTAGGCCGTGAAGTTTCGATTGAAGTTTACCCCGACTACAACGGCGTAGTTGAAGCGATGAATTACGACAAGATCGACATGGCTTATCTTGGGCCTTTGACTTATGTCATCGCCGAAGCGAACAGCAATGCCAAAGCGATCATCACACAATTGATTGACGGCGTGCCGTATTACCATTCTTATATCATCACGCATAAAGACAGCCCATTGACTTCCATTGAAGACCTTGTGGCAAACGCAGGCGAAACGGATTTCGCGTTCGGCGACATCAACTCCACTTCCGGTTCTTTGATTCCTTCCATTGAATTGCAGGAACAAGGCGTCTATACATCTGAAAATGACAATAAATTCGCCTCAGTGCGCTTTACCGGTTCGCATGATGCGACAGCTTTAGCCATCCAGAACAAACAAGTGGATGCCGGAGCGATTGACAGCGCCATTTACGACCAGTTGGTTGAATCCGGAAAAATCGACGGCGACCAATTCAAAACCATCTGGAAATCAGAAGAATTGTTCCAGTATCCATGGGCAGTGCTAGAGAGTACGGACGAAGAAACTATCAAAACTTTGCAGGAAACGTTCCTGGCAATCAAAGATCCTGAAATTCTCGATGCATTCGGCGCAAGCGGCTTTACCGAAGCGACCAATGCCGATTACGAAAGCATCAAACAAGCAGCCATCAAGCAGGGAATCATTAAAGAATAG
- the phnE gene encoding phosphonate ABC transporter, permease protein PhnE, whose product MWFKKSNLLTLAILILLVFFSMRLTEFDLSKFKDFRNMIDFLSQWFPMDFSLLPDMVQDTLETLAMAFLGSVLGLVIALPISFIAARNTSPSPFLFQTSRIVLSFVRSIPEIVFGLILLTTLGLGPFPAVIAIMFHNVGVFGKLISELIEAADPGPQEAMKAVGSRTWVANLFSILPQIWPNVLSQFFYRFEVAIRTSLVLGFIGGGGIGQRLFNDFKTFQYSSVSLDVLIIMVMVIIIDFFASYIRKRII is encoded by the coding sequence GTGTGGTTTAAAAAAAGCAATCTACTGACATTGGCGATATTGATTCTATTGGTGTTCTTCAGCATGCGGCTGACCGAATTCGATTTGTCGAAATTCAAGGATTTCCGCAATATGATCGATTTCCTGTCGCAGTGGTTCCCGATGGACTTTTCTTTGCTGCCGGACATGGTGCAGGACACGCTGGAGACATTGGCGATGGCTTTCCTCGGAAGTGTGCTGGGCCTTGTGATCGCGCTGCCGATCAGCTTTATCGCCGCCCGCAATACATCGCCCTCGCCGTTTTTGTTCCAAACTTCGCGCATTGTGCTGAGTTTTGTCCGCTCGATTCCGGAAATCGTATTTGGTTTGATCCTACTGACGACGCTCGGCCTTGGGCCATTCCCGGCAGTGATTGCCATCATGTTCCATAACGTCGGCGTATTCGGCAAGTTGATCTCTGAGTTGATCGAGGCAGCAGACCCTGGCCCGCAAGAAGCGATGAAAGCAGTCGGATCGAGAACATGGGTAGCCAATTTGTTCAGCATTTTGCCGCAGATTTGGCCGAATGTCCTGTCCCAGTTTTTCTACCGCTTCGAAGTGGCCATCCGGACCTCGCTCGTCCTCGGCTTTATTGGAGGCGGCGGCATCGGACAGCGCTTGTTCAACGACTTTAAAACCTTCCAGTACTCGTCCGTTTCACTGGACGTACTGATTATCATGGTGATGGTCATCATCATCGACTTTTTTGCCAGCTATATCCGGAAGCGGATTATATGA
- a CDS encoding M20 family metallopeptidase codes for MPDLLDYLKGQQLEMESALQKLVEAESPSKNKPLADQCGIVLKELFEEIVGGTAETIVKEEVGNQYRFTYGSGAEQILIIGHYDTVWDQGALPLRKEEGVLYGPGVFDMKGGLVIVLWALRALKHVGEEGKRKVVFLVTSDEEIGSAQSRGLIEEEAKKSALVLVPESSISTTGAVKTSRKGIGIFKISVRGKPVHAGINPWAGASAIDELVMQLAELKKLDNQEENISINIGTVSGGGRTNVVAAFAEADIDLRFRNTAQGERLKSVILNRTSFIEGTEVEVTGDINRYPMEQTDAVMELYQQLKEIAAGHGYELEHGNSGGASDGNLTAAIGIPTIDGLGPVGDGAHAENEHVILENLPYRSALLAELIKRHMN; via the coding sequence ATGCCTGATCTATTGGATTACTTGAAAGGCCAACAGCTAGAAATGGAGTCTGCACTTCAGAAATTAGTTGAGGCAGAGTCTCCTTCAAAAAATAAGCCCCTCGCCGATCAATGCGGGATAGTACTTAAAGAATTGTTTGAAGAAATAGTCGGCGGCACTGCAGAAACCATTGTAAAAGAAGAAGTGGGCAATCAATACCGTTTCACTTACGGAAGCGGGGCGGAACAGATTTTGATCATCGGCCATTACGATACCGTATGGGATCAGGGTGCTTTGCCTCTTCGCAAAGAAGAAGGCGTATTGTATGGACCTGGCGTTTTTGACATGAAAGGCGGTTTGGTAATTGTCCTTTGGGCGCTTCGCGCATTAAAGCACGTTGGAGAAGAAGGGAAAAGAAAGGTCGTGTTTCTTGTAACTTCTGATGAAGAAATCGGAAGTGCCCAATCGCGGGGCTTGATAGAAGAAGAAGCCAAAAAGAGTGCCTTAGTGCTAGTGCCGGAATCCAGCATTTCCACTACCGGAGCGGTCAAGACATCTCGTAAAGGAATCGGGATTTTTAAAATAAGCGTCCGGGGGAAACCTGTCCATGCCGGCATTAATCCATGGGCAGGCGCAAGCGCCATCGACGAACTGGTGATGCAGCTTGCGGAACTAAAAAAATTGGATAATCAAGAGGAAAACATCTCGATCAATATTGGCACTGTTTCAGGCGGTGGCCGGACGAATGTAGTAGCTGCTTTTGCAGAAGCTGATATTGACTTGCGTTTCCGGAATACTGCGCAAGGCGAACGGCTGAAATCCGTTATCTTGAACCGGACATCATTCATTGAAGGAACCGAAGTGGAAGTGACAGGGGATATCAATCGCTATCCAATGGAGCAAACAGATGCAGTCATGGAACTTTATCAGCAATTAAAAGAAATAGCAGCCGGCCACGGATATGAGTTGGAGCATGGCAATTCGGGCGGCGCAAGTGATGGGAATTTGACGGCTGCGATTGGAATTCCGACGATTGACGGCCTCGGTCCGGTTGGTGACGGAGCTCACGCGGAGAATGAACATGTAATTCTTGAAAATCTGCCTTACCGGTCAGCCTTGCTTGCGGAATTGATCAAACGCCACATGAATTGA
- a CDS encoding SDR family oxidoreductase, with protein MSTVEGKVIIITGASSGIGEATAKKFAREGGKVVLAARREDRLQTLKEAIEQEGGEAVIKVTDVTSYPEVEELAEFAIDTYGQIDVMFNNAGLMPLSFMDKLKIDEWDRMVDVNVKGVLYGIAAVLPHMQERNSGHIITTSSVAGHNVFPSGTVYSGTKFAARIFMEGLSKELAQTNIKTTSISPGVVQTELASFITDPDIKPRFEDPNMPSLTSEDVANAVYYAASQPDGVAVNEIIVRPTNQG; from the coding sequence ATGTCTACTGTTGAAGGAAAAGTGATCATCATCACCGGGGCCTCAAGCGGAATCGGGGAAGCGACGGCCAAAAAGTTCGCACGCGAAGGCGGCAAAGTGGTGCTTGCGGCAAGGCGGGAAGACCGGCTGCAAACGCTGAAAGAAGCGATTGAGCAGGAAGGCGGAGAAGCGGTCATCAAAGTGACGGATGTCACGTCTTATCCTGAAGTGGAAGAGCTGGCGGAGTTTGCGATCGATACATACGGCCAAATCGATGTCATGTTCAACAACGCGGGGCTGATGCCTTTGTCATTTATGGACAAATTGAAAATAGACGAATGGGACCGCATGGTTGATGTGAACGTCAAAGGCGTCCTGTACGGCATTGCGGCAGTCCTGCCGCATATGCAGGAACGCAACAGCGGCCACATCATTACAACGTCATCAGTCGCCGGGCACAATGTATTTCCTTCCGGAACGGTCTACTCCGGCACAAAATTTGCGGCACGGATTTTCATGGAAGGTTTGAGCAAAGAACTTGCGCAGACGAATATCAAAACGACCAGCATTTCACCGGGCGTTGTCCAGACGGAACTGGCTTCGTTCATTACCGACCCGGATATCAAGCCGCGTTTCGAAGACCCGAATATGCCGTCGCTGACGAGCGAAGATGTGGCGAACGCCGTTTATTATGCAGCTTCCCAGCCGGACGGCGTGGCAGTCAATGAAATCATCGTCCGCCCGACCAATCAGGGATAA
- a CDS encoding creatininase family protein: protein MDMMTMNLREFEATQKKMNTVLLPIGMIEAHGPHCALGTDVLIPREFVRRLEEIAGDKILMAPEVAYGHSWGLAPFAGTIDVSAQAFSNYVFEICHGFYQNGFENIILFNGHGGNNSSLDVVTEKLADIGVRSLTINWFIDYREDIKRITPDPGHAGEDETSLVLAIDENYAFTKGVGSHEISLPKRFRFKDGGAVLYPEAFSGNAEAATVQKGEQLYELLTGLILKDIEMLWELERQQRGTIK, encoded by the coding sequence ATGGACATGATGACAATGAATTTAAGGGAATTTGAAGCCACCCAAAAAAAGATGAACACAGTGCTGTTGCCGATTGGCATGATTGAAGCGCATGGTCCGCATTGTGCACTGGGCACAGATGTCCTGATTCCGCGGGAATTTGTCCGGCGCCTGGAAGAAATCGCTGGCGATAAAATTCTGATGGCTCCCGAAGTGGCATATGGACATTCATGGGGACTTGCCCCGTTTGCTGGAACGATTGATGTGTCTGCGCAAGCTTTTTCAAATTATGTTTTCGAAATTTGCCATGGCTTTTACCAAAACGGTTTTGAAAACATCATTCTATTCAATGGCCATGGAGGCAATAATTCGAGTCTGGATGTCGTGACAGAAAAATTGGCGGATATAGGGGTTCGGAGCCTGACCATCAATTGGTTTATCGATTACCGGGAAGACATTAAACGGATTACGCCGGATCCAGGCCATGCCGGGGAAGACGAAACCTCACTGGTTTTGGCAATCGATGAAAACTATGCCTTTACGAAAGGGGTCGGCAGCCACGAAATTTCGCTTCCGAAGCGCTTCAGGTTCAAAGATGGGGGAGCGGTGCTGTATCCAGAGGCTTTTTCAGGCAATGCGGAAGCAGCGACCGTTCAAAAAGGCGAGCAATTATATGAGCTGTTGACTGGGTTGATTTTGAAAGATATCGAAATGTTGTGGGAGCTTGAGCGACAACAAAGGGGGACGATAAAATGA
- a CDS encoding thioredoxin family protein has translation MGPVVSNVAEQLDSVHFYKVDVDEAPELARQFGVQSIPTLILIKDGEEANRSVGFIPDDAVKEFAQS, from the coding sequence TTGGGGCCGGTGGTCTCAAACGTAGCTGAACAACTCGATTCAGTCCATTTTTACAAAGTGGATGTGGATGAAGCGCCGGAACTTGCCCGGCAATTCGGTGTCCAAAGCATTCCAACTTTGATCTTGATAAAAGACGGCGAAGAAGCAAACCGTTCAGTCGGATTTATCCCGGATGACGCTGTAAAAGAATTCGCGCAGTCGTAG
- a CDS encoding amidase has protein sequence MEKLLNQSITEIAELYRKKEVSPVEVAKGAFEQQRRLEPELNAFITLLETDAYQQAQEAEKKFLKGDKVHLLTGIPYSAKDLFYTKGILTTCASNVLKDFKPDFSATAIEKLSRNGSVLIGKTNMLEFAYGIVHPDFGKTNNPWDTAKTSGGSSSGSAAAVASGIGYFSLGTDTGGSIRIPASYCGTVGLKPTRGLVSSHGVFPLSWSLDHAGPITRTVKDAAIVLEAIAGYDPKDSYSRAESVGRYSIGEFGKNFGEKRVGILSEKSLSGLKPDVKRVYDDTLKQIQSLGWELKEIDIADWERTEDIIMNVLLPEAAQIHQDWFGRQNDYAPLTYQQIALGMEHKAVDYLNGLRDLKRFTASVSKLFEEVDLLVTPTVAFEAPEEDPVIGSEELDEMQFTGPFNISGHPALTLNMGFAENGLPIGMQLIAPHFQDRELLESAYALEQTREMKFPPIVTG, from the coding sequence ATGGAAAAATTATTGAACCAATCCATTACAGAAATCGCAGAACTCTACCGTAAAAAAGAAGTATCACCTGTTGAAGTGGCCAAGGGCGCATTCGAACAGCAGCGGCGGCTCGAACCGGAACTCAATGCTTTTATTACACTATTGGAAACAGATGCTTATCAACAGGCACAGGAAGCGGAAAAAAAGTTTTTGAAGGGTGACAAAGTTCATCTATTAACTGGAATTCCATACTCCGCAAAAGACCTGTTTTACACGAAAGGCATCTTAACGACATGCGCATCAAATGTCTTGAAAGATTTTAAGCCGGATTTTTCTGCCACAGCCATCGAGAAACTTTCACGTAACGGAAGTGTCTTGATCGGCAAGACAAATATGCTGGAATTCGCATATGGCATCGTCCATCCGGATTTCGGAAAAACGAATAACCCATGGGATACTGCCAAGACTTCTGGGGGTTCGTCGAGTGGATCAGCAGCAGCGGTGGCAAGCGGAATCGGTTATTTCTCGCTCGGCACGGATACCGGAGGATCCATCCGTATCCCTGCTTCCTACTGTGGAACCGTTGGATTGAAACCGACTCGCGGGCTCGTCAGTTCACATGGTGTTTTTCCGCTGTCGTGGTCGCTCGACCATGCCGGACCGATTACAAGAACGGTAAAAGATGCCGCTATTGTACTTGAGGCGATAGCGGGCTATGACCCGAAAGACTCTTATTCGAGAGCTGAAAGCGTTGGCCGATATTCAATAGGAGAGTTTGGAAAGAATTTTGGAGAAAAGCGGGTGGGTATCCTTTCTGAAAAAAGTTTAAGTGGATTAAAGCCGGACGTGAAGCGGGTCTATGACGATACATTAAAGCAAATCCAGTCACTCGGCTGGGAGCTGAAGGAAATTGATATTGCCGATTGGGAGCGGACAGAAGATATTATCATGAATGTCCTTCTGCCGGAAGCAGCGCAAATCCACCAGGACTGGTTTGGCCGGCAAAATGACTACGCACCATTGACCTATCAGCAAATTGCTCTTGGAATGGAACATAAAGCAGTCGATTATTTAAATGGGTTGAGGGACCTTAAAAGGTTTACAGCAAGCGTTTCAAAGTTATTCGAAGAAGTTGATTTGTTGGTGACGCCGACCGTGGCGTTTGAAGCACCTGAAGAAGATCCGGTAATTGGCAGCGAAGAGTTGGATGAAATGCAGTTTACAGGACCATTCAATATTTCGGGGCATCCGGCACTGACATTGAATATGGGATTTGCGGAAAATGGTCTGCCCATCGGAATGCAGCTGATTGCGCCGCATTTTCAGGACAGGGAACTGCTTGAGTCGGCTTACGCACTCGAACAAACAAGGGAAATGAAGTTCCCGCCGATTGTTACCGGATAG